In a genomic window of Deltaproteobacteria bacterium:
- a CDS encoding outer membrane protein assembly factor BamD yields MFDFWDGIRPLRHFFLCLMLAGLLQGCGLIDYVFLTPPEDTAQEMAEAGRLAMQEKRYGDAIDSFTKLKERYPFSPYTAMAELALGDAYFLDEQYKAAVATYKEFEALHPRHEAIPYVLFQIGKSNFLMFDSIDLPQDNITEAVDYFNRVALSFPDSPYAGEAREYIVKCRRYEAEHEVFVADFYWRTGNYEAAWQRYSYVVDRYPEQEEIVRYSLVRRDLSYFKYQKSRSQERIDEEKGSWKQWFDWL; encoded by the coding sequence ATGTTTGATTTTTGGGACGGAATAAGACCGTTGCGCCATTTTTTTCTTTGTTTGATGTTGGCCGGGCTTCTTCAGGGATGCGGGCTTATTGACTACGTTTTCCTGACCCCTCCGGAGGATACGGCCCAGGAAATGGCCGAGGCTGGCCGTCTGGCCATGCAGGAGAAGCGGTATGGGGATGCCATCGATTCCTTTACAAAGCTCAAGGAACGATACCCTTTCAGCCCGTACACGGCCATGGCCGAACTCGCCCTCGGGGATGCCTATTTTCTTGACGAGCAGTACAAGGCCGCCGTGGCGACCTACAAGGAGTTCGAGGCGCTGCATCCCAGACACGAGGCCATACCCTACGTTTTGTTCCAGATCGGGAAGTCCAATTTCCTTATGTTCGATTCCATCGACCTTCCCCAGGACAATATCACCGAGGCGGTGGACTATTTCAACCGGGTGGCCCTGAGCTTTCCCGACAGTCCCTACGCCGGGGAGGCCCGGGAGTATATTGTCAAGTGCAGGCGTTACGAGGCCGAACACGAGGTCTTTGTAGCCGATTTTTACTGGAGAACCGGGAACTACGAGGCGGCTTGGCAACGGTATTCATACGTGGTCGACAGGTATCCTGAGCAGGAGGAGATTGTTCGTTATTCTTTGGTGCGCAGGGACCTGTCCTACTTCAAATATCAGAAAAGTCGTTCCCAGGAACGGATCGATGAGGAGAAAGGCAGTTGGAAACAATGGTTCGACTGGCTGTGA
- the trxB gene encoding thioredoxin-disulfide reductase has product MTALYDCLVIGGGPAGITAALYLLRAGFSLAWAEKLAPGGQMLNTERIDNYPGFPEGILGWELSELFERHLKPFSCDRFSDEVLKVDLKGKIKTASVGDQDVSARTVIVATGANWKKLGAPGENQLAGRGVSYCAVCDGNFFRGQEVICIGGGNTALEESLYLARIVSKVHLVHRRDRFRGDRIYQDKVAREPKIVPHMDTVVTSFVGENGLTGVDLKNVVTDERSHLEVNGAFIFIGLKPATGFLPSDLERDEDGFLKTDQEMATNIDGVFAAGDVRSKRCRQVTSAVGDGAVAAYAATEFIERTNV; this is encoded by the coding sequence ATGACGGCACTATACGATTGCCTCGTTATCGGCGGAGGCCCGGCAGGAATCACGGCGGCTCTCTATCTTCTTCGAGCCGGGTTTTCTCTGGCCTGGGCCGAGAAGTTGGCCCCAGGCGGACAGATGCTCAACACGGAGCGGATCGACAACTATCCGGGTTTTCCAGAAGGCATTTTGGGCTGGGAGCTTTCCGAACTCTTTGAGCGGCATCTGAAACCCTTTTCCTGTGACCGGTTTTCGGACGAGGTTCTCAAGGTGGACCTCAAAGGGAAGATCAAGACAGCTTCCGTGGGTGACCAAGATGTCTCGGCCAGAACGGTCATTGTTGCCACCGGAGCCAATTGGAAGAAGCTTGGAGCTCCCGGAGAGAATCAGCTGGCAGGGAGGGGCGTCTCGTATTGCGCCGTGTGCGACGGAAATTTTTTTCGTGGCCAGGAAGTGATCTGTATCGGCGGTGGAAACACGGCCCTCGAGGAGTCTTTGTACCTGGCAAGGATCGTGAGCAAGGTCCATTTGGTGCATCGGCGGGATCGTTTCCGTGGAGATCGAATCTATCAGGACAAGGTGGCCCGCGAACCCAAGATCGTTCCCCACATGGACACTGTGGTCACGTCTTTTGTCGGAGAAAATGGTCTGACCGGAGTTGATCTGAAGAATGTGGTGACCGATGAGCGATCTCATCTCGAGGTCAACGGGGCGTTCATCTTTATCGGCCTAAAACCGGCCACTGGTTTCCTTCCTTCCGATCTCGAGCGGGACGAGGACGGATTCTTGAAGACCGACCAGGAAATGGCCACAAATATTGATGGGGTTTTTGCCGCCGGAGACGTCCGCTCCAAACGCTGCAGGCAAGTGACCTCCGCAGTGGGAGACGGGGCTGTTGCCGCCTACGCAGCGACCGAATTCATCGAGCGAACCAATGTTTGA
- the trxA gene encoding thioredoxin produces MAQQISDNNFESEVLKNDLPVLVDFWAPWCGPCRAITPVVEELAQEYAGTVKIVKMNVDENPATPNRFGIRAIPTLILFKGGEVVEQVTGAVSKASLKQMISSKI; encoded by the coding sequence ATGGCGCAGCAGATCTCGGACAACAATTTTGAGTCCGAAGTCCTTAAAAATGATTTGCCGGTTCTGGTCGACTTCTGGGCCCCCTGGTGCGGGCCATGCCGGGCAATAACTCCAGTCGTTGAGGAATTGGCCCAGGAATATGCCGGAACTGTGAAGATCGTGAAGATGAATGTGGACGAGAATCCGGCCACTCCGAACAGGTTTGGAATCCGGGCCATTCCGACCCTCATTCTTTTCAAGGGTGGAGAGGTCGTCGAGCAGGTCACCGGGGCCGTATCCAAGGCCAGTCTGAAGCAGATGATCAGTTCCAAGATCTAG
- the tsaD gene encoding tRNA (adenosine(37)-N6)-threonylcarbamoyltransferase complex transferase subunit TsaD — protein sequence MLCLGIESSCDETGLALVDNGLVVSSCLASQVPVHAVFGGVVPEIASREHLRVLPGLWADLFRNCDRSPQDIRLVAVTRGPGLLGSLLVGLGFAKGVAMGLSVPLIGVDHLLAHLMVSGMASPLEFPFLGLVVSGGHTSIYRSESSTSFTVLGRTLDDAAGEAFDKTAKCLNLPYPGGRLIDEMAVLAEPDRKMLPRPYLDNQNLDFSFSGLKTATANLIASRPEFVQRHMSTEGTLASLTIHPDLPEFCASFNWAVADTIRIKIERALARYPDTRMLVVAGGVAANSAVRAIAGQLSQVHGISLAIPDVGLCSDNGVMIAYYGEILGRAGFFHGQDLDAVPRGRKVPWDYRSI from the coding sequence ATGCTCTGTCTCGGAATTGAGTCTTCCTGCGACGAGACCGGCTTGGCCCTTGTCGATAACGGCCTTGTGGTTTCCAGTTGTCTCGCCAGCCAGGTCCCTGTTCATGCCGTTTTCGGTGGGGTCGTACCCGAGATCGCCTCCAGGGAGCATCTTCGGGTTCTCCCTGGTCTGTGGGCCGATCTTTTCCGAAATTGCGACCGGAGCCCCCAGGACATTCGGCTTGTGGCCGTGACTCGTGGGCCGGGCCTTTTGGGGAGTCTTCTGGTGGGGTTGGGTTTCGCCAAGGGGGTTGCCATGGGGCTGAGCGTTCCCTTGATCGGCGTTGATCATCTCCTGGCCCATCTGATGGTTTCCGGAATGGCATCCCCCCTGGAGTTTCCTTTTCTCGGCCTGGTGGTCTCCGGGGGGCACACGTCCATCTATCGGTCTGAATCTTCCACCTCGTTCACGGTTTTGGGTCGGACCTTGGACGACGCGGCCGGAGAAGCTTTTGACAAGACGGCCAAATGTCTGAATTTGCCCTATCCTGGGGGTCGTCTGATCGACGAGATGGCCGTGTTGGCCGAACCGGACCGCAAGATGTTGCCCAGACCGTATCTCGACAATCAGAATCTCGATTTCAGTTTCAGCGGGTTGAAGACGGCCACGGCCAACCTCATCGCCAGCCGTCCGGAGTTCGTTCAGAGGCATATGAGCACGGAAGGGACCTTGGCCTCGTTGACGATCCATCCCGATCTTCCGGAATTTTGCGCCTCCTTCAACTGGGCCGTGGCTGATACGATCCGGATCAAGATCGAGCGGGCGTTGGCCCGTTACCCGGACACGAGAATGCTGGTGGTTGCGGGTGGGGTTGCCGCCAATAGCGCCGTGCGGGCCATAGCCGGACAATTGTCCCAAGTCCATGGGATTAGCCTGGCCATCCCGGATGTCGGCCTCTGTTCCGACAACGGGGTCATGATTGCTTATTACGGCGAAATTCTTGGCCGTGCGGGTTTTTTTCATGGGCAGGATCTCGACGCCGTGCCCAGAGGCCGGAAGGTACCCTGGGATTATCGATCCATATAA
- a CDS encoding class 1 fructose-bisphosphatase: protein MIGITVVEHMLLHQKKSPMATGRFTRLLNELILSAKLISREVTKAGLADILGLTGEVNVQGEQVQKLDDFSQKVIVHRMTRAGVLCAMASEEQADLILIPDQFPVGEYFLMFDPLDGSSNIDANASIGTIFGIYRRKSGQGHEVSQAEVLQRGLDQVAAGYVIYGSSTMFVYTTGEGVHGFTLDPSIGEFLLSHPNIVIPEHGKVYSINEGYWNYWDDRTKKVLTRLKAGGNAQGRPYSLRYIGSLVSDFHRNLLCGGIFMYPADTRDPKKPTGKLRYYFEAAPMAMIVEQAGGSATDGYQRILDMGPLDLHSRVPLFIGSKSDVELATKVMSEG, encoded by the coding sequence ATGATCGGAATCACGGTTGTCGAACACATGCTGCTCCACCAGAAGAAGTCTCCCATGGCTACGGGACGGTTTACCCGTCTCTTAAACGAGTTGATCCTGTCGGCGAAGCTCATTTCCAGGGAGGTGACCAAGGCCGGACTCGCCGACATTCTCGGCCTGACCGGGGAGGTCAATGTCCAAGGGGAACAGGTCCAGAAGCTGGATGATTTTTCCCAGAAGGTCATCGTTCATCGCATGACCAGGGCCGGAGTCCTCTGCGCCATGGCCTCGGAAGAGCAGGCCGACTTGATTCTCATTCCCGACCAGTTTCCAGTGGGTGAATATTTTCTGATGTTCGATCCCCTGGATGGGTCCTCGAACATCGATGCCAACGCAAGCATCGGGACCATTTTCGGTATCTACCGACGCAAAAGCGGCCAGGGACATGAGGTCAGTCAGGCCGAGGTTCTTCAGAGAGGCCTGGACCAGGTGGCAGCTGGATATGTCATCTACGGATCCTCGACCATGTTCGTCTACACGACAGGCGAGGGGGTCCACGGTTTCACTTTGGATCCAAGCATCGGGGAGTTCTTGCTCTCGCATCCGAACATTGTCATTCCGGAGCACGGCAAGGTCTATTCGATCAACGAAGGCTACTGGAATTATTGGGACGATCGGACCAAGAAGGTTTTGACTAGGCTCAAGGCCGGGGGAAATGCCCAGGGCCGTCCGTACAGTTTGCGCTACATCGGTTCCCTGGTTTCGGATTTCCATCGCAACCTGCTCTGCGGGGGCATCTTTATGTACCCGGCTGACACCCGGGACCCCAAAAAGCCCACGGGAAAGCTACGGTACTATTTCGAGGCCGCGCCTATGGCCATGATCGTCGAACAGGCCGGAGGATCAGCGACGGATGGCTATCAGAGGATTCTGGATATGGGCCCTTTGGACCTTCACTCCCGCGTTCCCCTGTTTATTGGTTCCAAGAGCGACGTGGAACTCGCCACGAAAGTCATGTCCGAAGGATAG
- a CDS encoding tetratricopeptide repeat protein — protein sequence MMQEKIKFYREIFSLDSNSKVFFPLAGMYLEAGLKDEAETVLRQGLERHPEHMEARLLLIRVCHEKGKGDEAGALVRELMNSLHGCPPFFQIWSQELEREGRSEAAMILSLLTSHFGSKPVSVKDIFSAGLKILLADRGQDRRASAKSEVEQGAVVEEEWEEYPPDESPQPTEDLAGAVLTVPVEEDLQEPDQDEDAEEVDESLIEGGVRTRSMADVLFSQGEYRKALDIYTELWRESLPGSDRRDLESQVAKARTALEEGAHDQDGGEPDQADDVVGRLEDLAERLEQRARKA from the coding sequence ATGATGCAAGAAAAAATCAAATTTTACAGGGAAATTTTCAGTTTGGACTCGAATTCCAAGGTGTTCTTTCCCTTGGCGGGCATGTATCTTGAGGCCGGACTGAAGGACGAGGCCGAGACGGTCTTGCGGCAAGGCCTGGAACGCCACCCAGAGCACATGGAGGCCCGGCTTCTTCTGATCCGGGTCTGTCATGAAAAAGGTAAGGGAGATGAGGCCGGAGCCTTGGTGCGAGAATTGATGAATTCCCTGCACGGTTGTCCACCTTTTTTCCAGATTTGGAGCCAGGAACTGGAGCGAGAGGGGCGGAGTGAGGCGGCCATGATCCTGTCCCTTTTGACTTCTCACTTTGGCTCAAAGCCGGTGTCCGTCAAAGATATCTTCTCTGCCGGCTTGAAGATTTTGCTTGCCGATCGGGGACAAGATCGCAGGGCTTCGGCCAAAAGCGAGGTCGAACAGGGTGCCGTCGTGGAGGAGGAATGGGAGGAATACCCTCCGGACGAATCCCCTCAGCCGACTGAGGATCTCGCCGGAGCTGTCCTGACCGTTCCGGTGGAGGAGGACCTTCAGGAGCCCGATCAGGACGAGGATGCCGAAGAGGTCGACGAAAGCCTGATTGAGGGCGGGGTGAGAACCCGGTCCATGGCCGATGTCCTTTTTTCACAGGGAGAGTATCGCAAGGCCTTGGATATCTACACCGAACTGTGGCGGGAAAGTCTTCCCGGATCGGATCGTAGAGATCTGGAGTCCCAGGTGGCCAAAGCCCGGACGGCCCTAGAAGAGGGTGCGCATGATCAAGATGGGGGAGAACCGGATCAGGCCGACGACGTGGTCGGCCGATTGGAAGATCTGGCCGAAAGATTGGAACAGCGGGCTAGAAAGGCCTAG
- a CDS encoding septum formation initiator family protein — protein MNTWSKFTIAALLALDLFLAYRFVFSPHGIMAYFEVQDAYRSMLMRVEEIEQKNVDLSRQIRLMRDNEMYLESVVRREMNYVRPGEVLYLVPDRTRKLPEHE, from the coding sequence ATGAATACGTGGTCGAAATTTACCATTGCGGCCCTTCTGGCCCTTGATCTCTTTCTGGCCTATCGTTTTGTTTTCAGTCCTCACGGCATCATGGCCTATTTCGAGGTCCAGGATGCCTACCGGTCCATGTTGATGCGAGTGGAGGAGATCGAACAGAAAAACGTGGACCTTAGCAGACAGATCCGTCTCATGCGTGACAACGAGATGTATTTGGAGAGTGTGGTCAGGCGGGAAATGAACTATGTTCGACCGGGAGAGGTCCTTTACCTTGTCCCTGATCGGACCAGAAAGCTTCCGGAGCATGAATGA
- a CDS encoding PilT/PilU family type 4a pilus ATPase gives MIRSQLDHLVDAIMQDAPDASDIIFTVGKPPQVEVFGDLRDVAAGPLTKPLNPFQVESIATCMMGRSMRLYQDQLRSGSCDLSYELPGQYRFRVNVLGQKASLGIVMRKLAMHVPTLEEMGLPEVFHKMVNEKYGLILVTGGTGTGKSTSLAALIDRINEHHPKHIVTLEDPIEYLHTHKKGTVNQRELGQDFDAFASGLRAALRQAPKVILVGEIRDRETVTTALEASETGHLVLGTLHTSDAGQTINRIIGMFDLSEERLVRQRLAESLKFVVSQRLMPRVSGGRVAAFEIMATNLRVREVIHNGESEEKNFYSIIEQGEAFGMITFDKFLANLFEKGEITARTAMIHASFRTRLMQMIDRIRANRGEKVTDIERLELDVNYGQGSGGRGGSGVH, from the coding sequence ATGATCAGATCCCAACTCGACCACCTCGTGGATGCCATCATGCAGGATGCTCCGGACGCCTCGGACATCATCTTTACAGTCGGCAAGCCTCCCCAGGTGGAGGTTTTCGGAGATCTTCGTGACGTTGCAGCAGGGCCCCTTACCAAGCCACTGAATCCCTTTCAGGTCGAAAGCATCGCCACGTGTATGATGGGGCGGAGCATGCGGCTCTATCAGGACCAACTCAGGAGCGGCTCCTGCGACCTGTCGTACGAACTTCCGGGGCAGTACCGATTCAGGGTCAACGTACTGGGTCAGAAGGCCTCCCTGGGCATCGTCATGCGCAAGCTGGCTATGCACGTTCCGACTCTCGAAGAGATGGGTCTGCCCGAGGTCTTTCACAAGATGGTCAACGAAAAATATGGGCTTATACTGGTCACGGGAGGCACTGGAACGGGGAAATCGACGTCCCTGGCTGCGCTCATCGACCGGATCAACGAGCATCACCCCAAGCATATCGTCACATTGGAAGACCCCATCGAATATCTTCATACCCACAAGAAGGGCACGGTCAATCAGCGTGAGCTGGGTCAGGATTTCGACGCCTTTGCATCAGGCCTGCGGGCAGCCCTGCGTCAGGCGCCCAAGGTCATTCTCGTGGGCGAAATACGGGACCGAGAGACTGTCACCACGGCCTTGGAGGCCTCGGAGACGGGCCATCTGGTTTTGGGGACCCTGCATACAAGCGACGCCGGCCAGACCATCAACCGGATCATCGGCATGTTCGACCTATCCGAGGAGCGGCTTGTTCGGCAACGTTTGGCCGAGAGTCTGAAATTCGTCGTCTCCCAGCGGCTCATGCCAAGGGTTTCAGGTGGTCGGGTGGCGGCCTTTGAGATCATGGCCACCAATCTCCGGGTCCGGGAAGTCATCCACAACGGGGAGTCCGAGGAGAAGAATTTCTACTCGATCATCGAACAGGGGGAGGCCTTTGGCATGATCACCTTTGACAAATTTCTGGCCAACCTTTTCGAGAAGGGGGAGATTACGGCCCGTACGGCCATGATCCACGCCTCGTTCCGAACTAGGCTCATGCAGATGATCGATCGAATCAGAGCGAACAGGGGCGAGAAGGTTACGGACATCGAGAGGCTCGAGCTCGACGTCAACTATGGACAGGGATCTGGAGGGCGCGGTGGATCTGGCGTGCACTAG